A region from the uncultured Draconibacterium sp. genome encodes:
- a CDS encoding alpha-L-fucosidase: MKKLTAAITMAIICFNFYFARAQKTYQPTWESLKQYECPEWFQDAKFGIYAHWGVYSTAKCPGTPDWYGHNMYVEGHPNNTFHVATYGAVDEFGYKDLVPLFTAPEFNADEWADLFVEAGARFAGPVGEHADGFAMWDSDVNPWNAVDKGPRRDIVAEMEKAIRKRGLKYVVSLHHSWLWGWFPVWDSNTDCADPANASFYGEKVPETAWQTKDSKNYYQVSPMPGAEFERVWLEKVKEVVDGYSPDLLWFDNRIQILSEEVRRQMMAYAYNHAEKKQQEFVLTFKRPDFPLGTGTVDLERARMPEIYPEPWLTDNSVSNTSWTWSTDLECYTTNRLIDDLVDIVSKNGCLLLNVAPHPDGYIPETQKQRLREMGKWLKLNGEAIYESRPWLIYGEGPTETLKGHLADMKFKGFGDEDIRFTTRKGQLYAIAMGWPESGVLAIKSLGASFYNGKIEGVELIGSAADLKWKQNKNALEIELPETKPCEHAFVFRIK; this comes from the coding sequence ATGAAAAAACTGACAGCAGCAATTACGATGGCAATTATTTGCTTCAATTTTTATTTTGCCCGGGCGCAAAAAACATACCAACCTACATGGGAGTCGTTAAAACAATACGAATGTCCCGAATGGTTTCAGGATGCCAAATTCGGGATTTATGCACATTGGGGGGTGTATTCCACAGCCAAATGCCCGGGTACTCCCGATTGGTACGGCCACAATATGTATGTTGAGGGGCATCCCAATAATACTTTTCATGTTGCAACTTATGGGGCTGTGGATGAGTTTGGCTATAAAGACCTTGTGCCGCTTTTTACTGCACCAGAGTTTAACGCCGACGAGTGGGCCGATTTATTTGTTGAGGCAGGGGCTCGTTTTGCAGGCCCGGTGGGCGAACATGCCGATGGCTTTGCCATGTGGGATTCGGATGTAAATCCGTGGAATGCAGTGGACAAAGGACCCAGACGCGATATTGTGGCTGAGATGGAAAAGGCCATTCGAAAACGTGGTCTGAAATACGTGGTAAGCTTGCATCATTCGTGGTTGTGGGGCTGGTTTCCGGTTTGGGACTCCAACACCGATTGTGCCGACCCAGCCAATGCCTCGTTTTATGGCGAAAAAGTGCCTGAAACGGCCTGGCAAACAAAAGATTCGAAAAATTATTACCAGGTAAGTCCGATGCCAGGTGCTGAGTTTGAGCGCGTTTGGCTTGAAAAAGTGAAAGAAGTGGTTGATGGTTATTCGCCCGACTTGCTCTGGTTTGATAACCGCATACAGATTCTTTCGGAGGAAGTGCGCCGCCAGATGATGGCTTATGCCTACAATCATGCCGAGAAAAAGCAGCAGGAATTTGTATTGACTTTTAAACGTCCTGATTTTCCGTTGGGCACCGGTACAGTTGACCTGGAGCGTGCGCGTATGCCTGAAATTTACCCGGAGCCCTGGTTAACCGACAATTCGGTATCGAACACTTCGTGGACCTGGTCAACCGACTTGGAATGTTATACAACCAACCGCCTAATAGACGACCTTGTTGATATTGTAAGTAAAAATGGCTGCCTCTTGTTAAATGTTGCACCGCATCCCGATGGTTATATTCCTGAAACGCAAAAACAACGCCTGCGTGAAATGGGAAAATGGTTGAAACTAAATGGTGAGGCAATATACGAAAGTCGCCCCTGGTTAATTTATGGCGAAGGCCCGACAGAAACCCTAAAAGGACACCTGGCCGACATGAAATTTAAGGGTTTTGGTGATGAGGATATCCGCTTTACCACACGCAAAGGGCAGCTGTATGCCATAGCCATGGGATGGCCCGAATCGGGAGTTTTGGCAATAAAATCATTGGGGGCAAGCTTTTATAACGGAAAAATTGAAGGAGTAGAGTTGATAGGTTCAGCTGCTGATTTAAAATGGAAACAGAATAAAAATGCCCTGGAGATTGAATTACCCGAAACAAAGCCTTGTGAGCATGCTTTTGTATTTCGAATTAAATAG
- a CDS encoding uroporphyrinogen decarboxylase family protein, with protein sequence MFNYTGKSTSLDRSENAQKKVKRLQMAAGHQEPDRIPIGEFFWNSFINRWRIELGLPKDANPYYHYDLDWIVVNPNMDPHIKNFKVLFNNEEEVQVETGYEVEMRKRHDFPMPEMIKWKVDTIGKLLDFTFDNPYDKRRYFAAGDDHINGVGDTFEQNIPAWIDRVKSFYPDFAVFGGVGEINECLTRLIGQENAMLWSMMHYDSFPNAIAKIGQFYFDICKAQVEAADGLLDGMVIWGDVAYKNGLFFDPEYWREHFKPWVKKMVDYCHEKGLMVIYHGCGNVNAIFGDYIELGVDFYNPLEAKANMDVNCLREKYGHAIGFCGNNNVMDWETGDKNQIKADVLKKLQAARGGSFIFQSDHSVTSQVSGSTYDFIIKLVREHGNYPLKF encoded by the coding sequence ATGTTTAATTATACCGGAAAATCAACTTCGCTTGACCGAAGCGAAAATGCACAAAAAAAAGTGAAGCGCCTGCAGATGGCAGCAGGTCACCAGGAACCCGACCGTATTCCCATCGGTGAGTTTTTCTGGAACAGTTTTATCAATCGCTGGAGAATCGAACTGGGCTTGCCAAAAGATGCCAATCCGTATTATCATTACGATTTGGATTGGATTGTTGTTAATCCGAATATGGATCCGCACATAAAGAACTTTAAAGTGTTGTTTAACAACGAAGAGGAAGTGCAAGTGGAAACGGGCTACGAAGTGGAAATGCGAAAACGCCACGATTTTCCGATGCCTGAAATGATAAAATGGAAGGTGGACACCATTGGAAAATTACTTGACTTTACGTTTGATAACCCCTATGATAAACGCAGGTATTTTGCGGCGGGCGACGACCATATTAATGGAGTTGGCGACACTTTCGAGCAAAATATACCGGCTTGGATTGACCGCGTAAAATCGTTTTATCCCGATTTTGCTGTTTTTGGAGGTGTTGGCGAAATTAACGAGTGTCTTACCCGATTAATAGGGCAGGAAAATGCTATGCTGTGGTCGATGATGCACTACGACAGTTTTCCGAATGCCATTGCTAAAATCGGGCAGTTTTATTTTGACATTTGCAAGGCGCAGGTTGAAGCAGCAGACGGCCTGCTCGATGGTATGGTAATTTGGGGAGATGTGGCTTATAAAAATGGCCTGTTTTTCGACCCCGAATACTGGCGTGAACATTTTAAACCCTGGGTGAAAAAGATGGTAGACTATTGCCACGAAAAAGGCCTGATGGTGATTTACCACGGTTGTGGAAACGTAAATGCAATTTTTGGGGATTACATTGAGCTGGGGGTAGATTTTTATAACCCCCTTGAAGCAAAAGCGAATATGGATGTAAATTGCCTGCGCGAAAAATATGGTCATGCAATTGGTTTTTGTGGCAACAACAACGTTATGGATTGGGAAACTGGTGATAAAAACCAGATTAAAGCCGATGTGCTTAAAAAACTGCAGGCTGCCAGAGGAGGTAGTTTTATTTTTCAGTCCGACCATTCGGTAACGAGCCAGGTTTCAGGCTCAACATACGATTTTATAATAAAACTGGTAAGAGAGCACGGTAACTATCCCTTAAAATTTTAG
- a CDS encoding 4Fe-4S binding protein: MFKKFTIRQVGQWTLFAVLAFFWIRGIFFKSSFFDFEACCPFGGIQAITTYFVNGALACSMEGMQVMMGAALVLCTIVVSKLFCGYVCPVGTFSEGVGKLGKRFKIKKFEAGGIVDIVLRSVKYVLLFFTFYFTLKTNDLFCKKFDPFFATASLFGEDVSTWFAIIAITLLILGALFYKQFWCRYLCPLGAISNAFKYFYVFVALVIILVLFHQAERTVSLTVVLILSAALAYVLEIIGLRKRAGLQVLKITRDEDKCIDCGLCDKNCPQGIKVSQQKVVNHPDCNLCTECMGICPHNEDAIGLNGSTRFKWVPILVTVFFIMAGLIFGTNLRIPTVDMKWGSKEEIASSSTFEMSGIKNVKCYGSSISFVNQVKNIPGIVGAETYIRDHTVVLHYDTTKLTAPQVRKAIFEPKHFDIRIPENEAEVRLVDLYIENFFDQLDVVFVANLAREINGIYSFETVYGNPVKVRFYTDSIVSPEAIKNAIEGSDLVYKTPEESFSSKDLYTVSQISVNDTVYSGLYLKSIGFPKFQRTFNNRSSYSREQLAALVFPITKYQRNTQFMPFLANHLKNNNKHIVALFTRYTADGPVAIVNYVKSETTTQDIAELMMRKQLTITYDNGVIENTINPFEFELPKSMQNNETAKKEQE; encoded by the coding sequence ATGTTTAAGAAATTTACCATACGTCAGGTTGGGCAATGGACATTGTTTGCCGTGTTGGCATTTTTTTGGATCAGGGGAATCTTTTTTAAAAGCTCCTTTTTCGATTTTGAAGCATGTTGTCCGTTTGGCGGAATTCAAGCCATAACAACTTATTTTGTAAACGGGGCATTGGCCTGTTCAATGGAAGGCATGCAAGTGATGATGGGAGCAGCACTGGTGTTGTGTACCATTGTTGTTTCAAAATTGTTTTGTGGATACGTTTGTCCGGTTGGTACTTTCTCGGAAGGTGTTGGCAAGTTGGGGAAACGTTTTAAAATAAAAAAGTTTGAGGCTGGTGGTATTGTTGATATCGTGTTACGGTCGGTAAAATATGTACTGTTGTTTTTTACTTTTTACTTTACGCTCAAAACCAATGATCTGTTTTGTAAGAAGTTCGATCCGTTTTTTGCAACGGCCAGTTTATTTGGCGAAGATGTATCAACCTGGTTTGCCATAATTGCCATAACACTTTTAATTCTCGGAGCATTGTTTTACAAGCAGTTTTGGTGCAGGTACTTGTGTCCGCTTGGTGCTATTTCAAATGCTTTTAAGTATTTCTATGTATTTGTGGCGCTGGTAATCATTCTCGTACTTTTCCATCAGGCCGAACGTACAGTCAGTTTAACTGTCGTACTAATTTTATCAGCAGCTTTGGCCTATGTTCTCGAAATAATTGGTTTAAGAAAAAGAGCGGGTTTGCAGGTACTTAAAATCACTCGCGATGAGGATAAGTGTATTGATTGTGGATTGTGTGATAAAAATTGTCCACAAGGCATAAAAGTATCCCAACAAAAAGTAGTGAACCACCCCGATTGTAACTTGTGTACCGAATGTATGGGTATTTGTCCGCATAACGAAGATGCCATAGGATTAAATGGGTCGACACGTTTTAAATGGGTGCCCATATTAGTAACCGTATTCTTTATAATGGCAGGGTTGATTTTTGGAACCAACCTCCGTATTCCAACGGTAGATATGAAATGGGGTTCGAAAGAAGAAATTGCAAGTTCTTCTACCTTCGAAATGTCGGGCATTAAAAATGTTAAATGCTACGGAAGCTCCATCAGCTTTGTTAATCAGGTAAAAAATATTCCCGGCATTGTGGGAGCCGAAACTTACATCCGCGACCACACGGTTGTACTTCATTACGATACCACCAAACTAACAGCACCACAAGTACGGAAAGCCATATTCGAACCCAAACATTTTGATATTAGAATACCAGAGAATGAAGCAGAAGTTCGACTAGTTGACCTGTACATCGAAAACTTCTTCGATCAGTTGGATGTAGTTTTTGTGGCTAACCTTGCCCGCGAGATAAATGGTATTTATAGTTTTGAAACAGTATACGGCAATCCGGTAAAAGTGCGTTTTTATACCGATTCGATTGTTAGCCCGGAAGCAATTAAAAATGCCATTGAAGGATCGGATTTGGTTTACAAAACACCCGAAGAAAGTTTCTCAAGTAAAGACCTGTACACTGTATCGCAAATCAGTGTAAACGATACTGTTTACTCCGGGTTATATCTAAAAAGTATTGGATTTCCAAAATTTCAACGTACGTTCAACAACCGAAGTTCGTATTCGCGTGAGCAATTGGCTGCATTGGTTTTCCCAATTACAAAATACCAGCGCAATACACAGTTTATGCCGTTCCTTGCTAATCATCTAAAAAACAATAATAAACACATTGTTGCACTTTTTACACGCTATACGGCCGATGGCCCTGTTGCTATTGTGAATTATGTGAAAAGTGAAACAACAACTCAAGATATTGCTGAATTAATGATGAGAAAGCAGCTTACGATAACTTACGATAACGGAGTTATAGAGAATACCATAAATCCATTTGAGTTTGAGCTGCCAAAATCAATGCAAAACAATGAAACTGCTAAAAAAGAACAAGAATAA
- a CDS encoding T9SS type A sorting domain-containing protein produces MKKFYVLSCLIFGLSAAINAQIKQVSDLNKSGDSGIGKLAVFNGDIYFEADEGGDLSDELYRISADGSVSLFKDINQDTLDTSPSSDPSNFIEYNGKLYFNANDGDKTGHDKELWVTDGTPENTMMVMDIQEGENKGSNPQQLFVFNNKLYFQANDGSSTQWWRIDGDAAPEKITDLNGGGFATPMNPIVDEANNITYFQANNGKNELHILKADETVEIIDINPSNHGYTGGEAILFNGKLLFQGDNGTDGDELWTSDATVAGTSMLVDINVGSGNGDPAGFTILGDKVYFFADNGNGDQLFVTDGTAEGTMLLFEPNPGDDGEVDNLFAYNGKLYFSAVDTAKGEELWVFDGTDAKVLKDINTAGDSKPEGFIEVDGLLFFEATDSSGTKLWVTDGTEENTLAVASDFYVSENPDDINLGEVAVIGSNLYFTGDDANGDDIFVVNAASVLSDVKQATDFNKSGDAGIANPYVFNGNIYFEGDEGGDIGDELYRITTDGVAALFKNINQDTLDTSPNSDPSNFIEYNGKLYFNANDGDKTGHDKELWVTDGTPENTMMVMDIQEGENKGSNPQQLFVFNNKLYFQANDGSSTQWWRIDGDAAPEKITDLNGGGYATPSYPIVDEANNITYFQANNGRNELHILKADETVEIIDINPSNHGYTGNQAILFNGKLLFQGDNGTDGDELWISDGSVAGTSMLVDINVGSGNGDPAEFTVMNDKVYFVADNGTGDQLFVTDGTAEGTMLVFEPNPGEDGEVDNLYACGGKLYFSAVDSVKGEELWVFNGTNGRLLKDINTEGDAKPEGFIGIDGLVFFEAADSTGTKLWVSDGAAGNTMKVADVLNTKLDPDEVNSADFVVVGTKLYYTGDDAEGEEFFVVDAAKIEFEVQYYDVTITVVDKNNNPLGGAVVTFNGESISVNEDGVAVFSDVVSGTSADYTVSLNGYNAADGSLVVDEDLAENVMLILTSVNEALNADLRIYPNPTTGILYVDGNVNNIVYNVYDLNQRLVSNGTVQSQQIKLNLVPGMYVLQLKTDAELKVEKIIIK; encoded by the coding sequence ATGAAAAAATTCTACGTGCTATCTTGCCTGATTTTTGGTTTGAGTGCAGCTATAAATGCTCAAATCAAACAGGTAAGCGATTTGAACAAAAGTGGTGACAGCGGAATTGGGAAACTTGCTGTTTTTAACGGAGACATTTATTTTGAAGCCGATGAGGGCGGCGATCTTAGCGACGAGCTTTATCGCATTTCTGCCGATGGTTCGGTGTCTCTGTTTAAAGATATTAACCAGGATACGCTTGATACTTCGCCATCTTCCGATCCTTCTAACTTTATTGAATACAACGGCAAATTATATTTTAATGCCAACGATGGTGATAAAACCGGCCACGATAAAGAATTATGGGTAACAGACGGAACACCTGAAAATACGATGATGGTGATGGATATCCAGGAAGGGGAAAACAAAGGCTCAAATCCTCAACAACTTTTTGTCTTTAACAACAAGCTGTATTTCCAGGCGAATGATGGTTCGTCAACACAATGGTGGAGAATTGATGGAGACGCTGCTCCTGAAAAAATTACCGACTTAAATGGCGGAGGATTCGCAACGCCAATGAATCCGATTGTTGATGAAGCCAACAATATTACCTATTTCCAGGCCAACAATGGTAAAAACGAACTACACATTTTAAAAGCCGACGAAACGGTTGAGATTATTGATATAAACCCATCAAACCATGGTTATACCGGTGGCGAGGCGATATTATTCAACGGAAAATTATTATTTCAGGGCGACAACGGAACCGATGGTGACGAGCTTTGGACTTCAGATGCTACTGTTGCCGGAACTTCAATGTTGGTTGACATTAATGTTGGTTCAGGTAACGGCGATCCTGCCGGTTTTACCATTCTGGGTGATAAAGTATATTTCTTTGCTGATAACGGAAATGGCGACCAGTTATTTGTAACCGACGGAACTGCCGAAGGCACCATGTTGCTTTTCGAACCTAATCCGGGCGATGATGGTGAAGTAGATAACCTGTTTGCATATAACGGAAAGTTATATTTCTCGGCTGTTGATACGGCCAAAGGAGAAGAACTTTGGGTGTTTGATGGAACTGACGCAAAAGTATTGAAAGATATAAATACCGCTGGAGACTCGAAACCAGAAGGATTTATCGAGGTTGACGGCTTGTTGTTCTTCGAAGCAACAGACAGTAGCGGAACAAAACTTTGGGTAACAGATGGTACTGAAGAGAATACTTTGGCAGTAGCTAGTGATTTTTACGTTTCTGAAAATCCTGATGATATAAACCTGGGAGAGGTGGCTGTTATTGGCTCAAACCTATACTTTACAGGTGATGATGCTAATGGTGATGATATTTTTGTTGTGAATGCAGCAAGCGTTTTAAGCGATGTGAAACAGGCTACAGATTTTAACAAAAGCGGCGATGCGGGTATTGCAAACCCGTATGTTTTTAATGGCAACATTTATTTCGAAGGCGACGAGGGCGGCGATATTGGCGACGAGCTATACCGAATTACAACTGACGGTGTTGCCGCCTTGTTTAAAAATATCAACCAGGATACCTTGGACACTTCACCAAACTCTGATCCTTCTAACTTTATTGAGTACAATGGCAAATTATATTTTAATGCCAACGATGGCGATAAAACCGGCCACGATAAAGAATTGTGGGTAACTGACGGAACACCTGAAAACACCATGATGGTGATGGATATTCAGGAAGGGGAAAACAAAGGCTCCAATCCTCAACAACTATTTGTTTTTAATAACAAGCTGTATTTCCAGGCCAACGATGGTTCGTCAACACAATGGTGGAGAATTGATGGAGACGCTGCTCCTGAAAAAATTACTGACCTGAATGGTGGCGGTTATGCCACACCTTCGTACCCTATTGTTGATGAGGCCAATAATATTACCTATTTTCAGGCTAACAATGGTAGAAACGAACTACATATATTAAAAGCCGATGAAACTGTTGAGATTATTGATATTAATCCATCAAACCATGGTTATACTGGTAATCAGGCGATATTATTCAACGGAAAATTATTATTTCAGGGCGATAACGGAACCGATGGCGACGAGCTTTGGATTTCGGATGGTTCCGTTGCCGGAACGTCAATGCTGGTAGATATTAATGTTGGTTCAGGCAACGGCGATCCTGCAGAATTTACTGTAATGAACGACAAAGTTTATTTTGTGGCCGATAACGGTACCGGCGACCAGCTTTTTGTTACCGATGGTACAGCGGAAGGCACCATGTTGGTATTCGAACCTAATCCGGGAGAAGATGGTGAAGTTGATAACCTTTACGCTTGTGGTGGAAAACTGTACTTCTCGGCAGTTGACAGTGTTAAAGGCGAAGAGCTTTGGGTGTTTAACGGAACCAATGGAAGACTGTTAAAAGACATAAATACCGAAGGTGATGCAAAACCCGAAGGATTTATTGGTATTGACGGGTTGGTGTTTTTTGAAGCTGCCGATAGTACCGGCACAAAACTTTGGGTTAGCGATGGTGCCGCCGGCAACACTATGAAAGTAGCAGATGTTTTAAATACCAAACTCGATCCTGATGAGGTAAATTCAGCAGATTTTGTGGTTGTTGGAACAAAATTGTACTACACCGGAGACGATGCAGAAGGGGAAGAATTTTTTGTGGTTGATGCCGCAAAAATTGAATTTGAAGTACAATATTATGACGTAACCATTACCGTAGTTGATAAAAATAACAATCCACTGGGGGGGGCAGTTGTAACTTTTAACGGCGAGAGTATTAGCGTAAATGAAGATGGTGTTGCCGTTTTCTCAGATGTTGTATCAGGAACTTCTGCTGATTACACTGTGAGCCTAAACGGTTACAATGCTGCAGATGGAAGCCTGGTGGTTGATGAGGACCTGGCAGAAAACGTGATGTTGATATTGACATCAGTTAATGAAGCGCTTAACGCAGATTTACGTATTTACCCAAATCCAACAACAGGTATTCTTTACGTGGATGGAAATGTAAATAACATCGTTTATAATGTTTACGATTTAAATCAACGTCTGGTATCAAACGGAACTGTACAAAGCCAGCAGATCAAGTTAAATCTTGTGCCCGGAATGTATGTTCTTCAGCTAAAAACAGATGCTGAGCTAAAAGTTGAAAAAATTATTATTAAGTAG